The DNA window AGAGGTTAACGGTTTGAGAGTGAAGTTAAGTCTGCTAATGGCTGAGAACGATGATCTGCGAAGATTGTTCCATGTTAccttgaaagaaaacaaacggttGATTAATACAGTCAACACTTGGAACAAGTCCTCTGTTTTTCTTAACAAGATGCATGAAATGTAGAAACCAGCCGGAGACAAAACCGGAATAGGTTATAGCATTAATGAATGCAGTACTTCCGGAGTATCAACTCAATCGCTACTAGAGAAAGAcagtttaaaatcaattaaatttgtcagatctagcacggtatatgaacatgataaGACTGAAGATCAAGGCACTCAAAAtgcaaaatttgaaaataacagAAGGCGATGTGGCTTAGGATACGTCGAAATTGAGAATGCTAAAACCAACAGATCATGGTTTAAACGCAGGCCTATTACAACCGCTCACAACGGTTCAAATTGGGCCAGCAGAAAGCCAGGGTCAACtggaaatcattcaaaaattagACCTAACCATTACCACAACAGCCGACCTGTTCAAAAGAGGTATCAATTGAGTGACAATGACAAACTGTGAAAACAGCATACTGCACAAGCACTGCATACATCATTTGATTACGCACACAATGGCAACCATTTTAGGACacatcatgaaaaatatttcagGATAATTCAAGTGTGGATCCCTAAAGGACTGATAAactcaggacccaaatagaaaagggtaccaattTCTATTTTCAATAATGACAGGTATCAAAGAAAAGAAACCTGGAAGAATCCATCTGGttcttggatagtggatgctctAGGCACATGACTGGAAACAAAGATCTCTTATCAGAAATAGTTGACTGCAAAGGTCCAACAATCACCTTCGGCGACAATTCTAAGGGTAAagctgtgggtaagggtaagattatccacgACAAAATTATTATTAGAGATGTATTTTTGGTAgaaaatctttgttacaatctgATAAGTATACGTCAACTATGTGACAGTGGTTACATAGTAGAATTTCAAAAAATCATGCACTGTGAGAACCACAGCCAATAATATCATGCTAACCAGACATAGAGAGCAAAATACATACAAAGTCAAATGGAATGATGATTGTCTTAGCATACCCACTTGTTTTGTTGCTTTAAATGGAAACAAAAATTGGCTTTGGCATAAGCGTCTTAATCATCTCaattttaaatccattgctACTATCAGTAAACTTAATCTTGTATTTGGTTTGCCTAACATTGATTTTGCTAAAGACAGAGTTTGCAATGCATGTCAATTAGGAAAACAGGTCCGCTCAACATTCAAAAGTAGAGCAAGAAATTCATCAGCTAGAAGGGCAGATTCAGCTATCTTTTTGAAGGCGATAGTTTACAGtgcttattatatatatacttgaAAAGCCAACTCATGTTTCTACTCTATTTTCATTACGAATTAGCCCCCATACAATTCCCTTTAGATTTGATTCCAGAGAGAAGTCAATTCCTCTTGGAAAAAGATCTATCCTTCTGGGCCGCATTCATGGTCGTAGCTataatagttttttttaaagtaaGAAAAGACTTTAAAATCTTAGTTTCTTCGGACTCTTTAGAAACTGACAAATCTTTTGTGTTATTGGGGTTTTTAGGAGTGGTCTTGGTTATTCCCTTAAGCGTTCCATATCCTGAAATCGCCTATTGCGATGAGAAAAACGCCTTATTGCCCCCACCTAGTCCGGTGCCATTGCCGGGGGAACCGGTTACTCCCCCCGAGGCTCCGCCGGTACCGCAACCAGTCGTTATCCCCCAATTAGACCATCCGAAATCTGGAACTTCTTCATATGGACTTGTTTGGACCAATACCCATCACAAGCCTAGGGGGAAAGAAATATACTCTCGTAGTAATTGATGATTTCTCCATATTTACATGGGTAATATTTCTAAACTCCAAAGATCAAACCGCTGATCAACTAATCAAGCTGCCCAAAAGACTTCGAAACGAGAAAAGTGAAGCAATTGACAGAATCAGGAGTGACAGAGGAACTGAATTTCTAAACCAATTCCTGTCATCCTATTTTGAAGATCATGGCATAAAACATGAACTGTCAGCAGCAAGAtcacctcaacaaaacggagtagctgaaaggagaagcTGCACACTGAAGGAAGCAGCTAGAACCATGCTAGCCGAATCTGGCATCTCACAAAAGTTCTGGGCTGAAGCCGTTAACACAGCCTGTTATACTCAAAACCGGTCCttgataaataaaaatcatgagAAAACTCCTTATGAAATCTGGACCGGCAAGCAACCAGACATTGGATACTTTCGCATCTTTGGTTGTAAGTGTTCCATTCATAACAATGGCAAAACACATCTCACTGCCTTTGACGTAAAAGCTGATAATGGTATATTTCTAGGATATTCATCAgtgagcaaagcatatagagctTATAACCAAAGAACTCTCACTGTTGAAGAATCCATACATATTGTATTTGATGAGTCATCTATATGTCATGACAACAACAATAACAGCATAcatgattttataaataattttgatgCTACTAACCTTAAGACAAGCAGTGAGGATGATGTAGATCTGAGAAAACCAGGTGGAAGCATATCAAAAGAAAATCCAACCGCTCAAGAACAAACTCAACAAGTGAACAAACCGGAAGACAACCAGCAACCGCAAAATGTACAAAATGAAGAAGGAGCTTTGGAACAAGAAGAAGAAATCATTCAACCAACCGAGCTAAATCCATATGGACCATTTCTCCAGTGAAAAAAGGATCATCCACTTGAGCTGGTCATTGGTAACCCTACTGCTCCTCCtagaactagaaatcaaatgataaatgaatttatGCATGCTGCGTTTGTTTCTCAGATAGAACCCAAGAAAATCGATGATGCACTACTTGACACTAATTGGATAGAAGCCATGCAGGAGGAACTTAATCAGTTTGAAAGGAGTAAGTCTGGCATCTAGTTCCTAGGCCAAATAACACTCATGTAATTGGAACTAGATGAGTATTCAGAAAAAAAATGGATGAAAGTGGTTTAATTATCAGAAACAAGGCTAGACTAGTGGCTCATggctatagacaagaagaaggtaTAGACTTTGATGAATCCTTTGCCCCTGTAGCCAGATTAGAAGCCATTAGAATATTTTTAGCATTTGCGGCatttaaagatttcaaagtctatcaaatggatgttaaatctACTTTCTTGAATGGATTGCTAAATGAGGAAGTTCATATAGAACAACCACCCGGCTTTGTTAGTCACACCTTTCCTGAGCATGTTTACAAACTTGACAAAGCTCTATATGGATTAAAACAGGCCCCGAGAGCATGGTGTGACACACAGCCAGAATCTTCTCCAACACCTTGTCCTCTATCGCTAGTTTGCGGGAAGCCACCGCTGCTCTCATAAATTCCTCCGCTAAGTTTGGACTGCTGCTTCTCTCCATTCTTCTTATCTGAGTTGCTTCAGCTCCTTCCTAATCATATTACTTATCCGGTTCAAATTCTGTGGACACAATACCTCCAcgtcattttcgtaaacattacACAAATTTTTCGACGACGTCAGTCTGAAGAGACAGTTTTCTCTTTGAAATTCGAAAATACTCATTTTACCGCCGCCAaagattttcaaaatttacaaaatttttATCCACTAACAGTCCTCCACATGGACTGACTGGTAAGTATTTGAACCGTACATACATACACTACATTTACAACCGCACTGAGCTTATCTTGTTTTTGCAACTCGATCGCACTCTCATCTAACTTGCAGGTGTTTAATTCAAACTCACTCAGTAAATCAAGACAATGGCTGCATCTATCACTCAGAACACTGTCGCGGTTAACTTCGCATCCATCTTTGCCATGCCCAACAAATCTATGCAAGCTATGTTTCGAGATATAGAACACTCTAGGCTTCGCCCATTTCTGAGCTGCAGCTATAAATATTCAAACACAATACTAAAAGAGTTCTTCGAATCAGCATACATGAAGAACAGAGAAATTATCTGTATCGTCCAAAACAAGAAAATTATGTACACACAGAAGATGTTTGCTGAATTGTTCAGCCTAACTATTGAAGGAGTAACTGATTTCTCCACACTGCCCAATGGAAATATTGATATCTGTCGAAGTACCTTCTCAGACTGAGAATCTCCTATCTCCCATCCAACTTGTCAAAAATTAGATTTAAAGGTTGAATTCAGACTGTTGGCAGATATCGTTGCCAAGGGATTGCTTGCCAAAGCTGgagcttttgataaaatcaccTTGGAAAAATTTCTTGTGATGGCCACTATCTCCTCCAGACTGGGAGTGAACTGGTCTGATGTTCTCTTCCAGATATTGGTGGCTATGATTAACAAAGAAAATCAATCGCAAGGCTTTGCAGTTCAAATATGCTATGTGTTAACTGATGCAGGGGTTCAACCAGTTGATATGATAGAGGTTGGCAAAACTAAACTCTTTACCTGGGTGTCAATTGAAAAGTTCATCATAAAGAATCGACCGACATATGAAGTGTTGGTCTCTATCAAAACAGAAACAGGGGAAGAAtttgtgaaacaaaagaaatTATCAAAAATCGGTTCGACTGCCAAGGTAACTAAGAGGAAGCTAGTTCTAAAGAACAGCTCTGATGAGGAGTCCACAGATAACGTTCCAGTTGCTCAGGTCTTTAAGAAAAAGAGAACTGCACAACCAGCTACGATCAAGCTGGTCAAGCATCTTTCAACACCATTC is part of the Primulina eburnea isolate SZY01 chromosome 1, ASM2296580v1, whole genome shotgun sequence genome and encodes:
- the LOC140805396 gene encoding uncharacterized protein → MWYVITDGPMKILKVNTAAATTEGAPQMVENHRSEWTGKDQTKENKLTVAIQKFDNAKMKPGETLSEFDERFSSIIIEFTSLGKDYSNREIALKVMRALPREWDVKTIAMRESKDLNKLELHDLFADLKAYEFELGIRTEEDPSTSQQTKELPATIVILPVEESSSKKSVEQLSNEAMSLFVKKFSKFMRKNQSQMNKPHFNKDHTDDGQACFNCGKKGHFIAECNMPKKDEKKSKSEKSISEESSSESEDEKVECLMAKEDQDSTDEMIFDFNSVEFTREDLVTSLHDMVDEFKRLSHQFNEATTEKQKLENKLALSSCSQQKEVNGLRVKLSLLMAENDDLRRLFHVTLKENKRLINTVNTWNKSSVSKKRNLEESIWFLDSGCSRHMTGNKDLLSEIVDCKGPTITFGDNSKGKAVGKGVVLVIPLSVPYPEIAYCDEKNALLPPPSPVPLPGEPVTPPEAPPVPQPVVIPQLDHPKSGTSSYGLVWTNTHHKPRGKEIYSHQTADQLIKLPKRLRNEKSEAIDRIRSDRGTEFLNQFLSSYFEDHGIKHELSAARSPQQNGVAERRSCTLKEAARTMLAESGISQKFWAEAVNTACYTQNRSLINKNHEKTPYEIWTGKQPDIGYFRIFGCKCSIHNNGKTHLTAFDVKADNGIFLGYSSVSKAYRAYNQRTLTVEESIHIVFDESSICHDNNNNSIHDFINNFDATNLKTSSEDDVDLRKPGGSISKENPTAQEQTQQVNKPEDNQQPQNVQNEEGALEQEEEIIQPTELNPYGPFLQ